From one Nitrospirota bacterium genomic stretch:
- a CDS encoding NAD(P)/FAD-dependent oxidoreductase has product MKSSIPSVVIVGAGFGGLWASGRLKSAALQVTILDRQNYHTFFPLLYQVAAAEIEPEEIAYPVRSIRQKTSHARFFVAEVRRIDLQARRILTDGPELPYDYLILAPGSVPHFFGVPGAADFAFPLRTMDDGIELRNHILSCFERAVPIGGIQPVAGRLGHPSAVREPDPAESRSLLTFAIVGGGPTGVEFAGALAELIHGPFRTDYPSIQDGDPHVLLLEAANGLLPGQPANLARYAADRLRSRGVAVRLGAVVSKIDERGVGLKDGSFVPSRTVVWTAGVSGPPALEQWGLPMAKGGRVAVRPTLQVPDHPEVYVVGDCAHVEHEGRPLPGVAPVAMQEGEWAAENIRRQIAGEDPVPFMYRDLGTMAVIGRNAAVARIGKRSFTGFTAWVMWLVVHLMRLIGFRNRLVVLSSWAWDYFFFDRVVRLILPSTHRRDSARAFKPGSPGGAQET; this is encoded by the coding sequence GTGAAAAGTTCCATCCCCAGCGTTGTCATCGTGGGAGCCGGGTTCGGAGGGCTCTGGGCCAGTGGTCGTCTGAAAAGTGCTGCACTGCAGGTGACGATTTTGGACCGCCAGAACTACCACACGTTCTTCCCCCTCCTCTACCAGGTGGCGGCAGCCGAAATTGAGCCGGAGGAAATCGCTTACCCCGTGCGCAGCATCCGCCAGAAAACTTCGCACGCCCGTTTTTTCGTGGCGGAGGTGCGCCGGATCGATCTTCAGGCGAGACGGATCCTGACCGACGGCCCCGAGCTTCCCTACGACTACCTGATTCTCGCGCCGGGGAGCGTGCCCCATTTTTTCGGAGTGCCGGGCGCGGCGGATTTCGCCTTCCCCCTGCGAACGATGGATGACGGCATCGAGCTGCGGAATCACATCCTGAGCTGCTTCGAGCGCGCCGTCCCGATTGGTGGCATCCAGCCAGTCGCGGGGCGGCTGGGCCATCCTAGCGCCGTTCGTGAACCGGATCCCGCCGAGAGCCGATCTCTGCTTACGTTTGCCATTGTGGGCGGAGGCCCCACGGGTGTCGAATTCGCAGGGGCCCTCGCGGAACTCATTCACGGACCGTTCCGCACAGATTACCCCTCCATCCAGGATGGTGATCCGCACGTCCTTCTCCTCGAGGCGGCGAACGGCCTCCTTCCGGGACAGCCGGCGAACTTGGCCCGATACGCAGCCGACCGGCTTCGCTCCCGGGGAGTGGCCGTGCGGCTCGGGGCCGTCGTCAGCAAAATTGACGAGAGGGGTGTGGGTCTCAAGGACGGTAGCTTTGTTCCGAGCCGAACGGTGGTGTGGACCGCCGGGGTATCGGGTCCACCCGCCTTGGAGCAATGGGGGCTTCCGATGGCGAAGGGCGGGCGGGTCGCCGTTCGGCCAACCCTCCAGGTCCCGGACCATCCGGAAGTGTACGTGGTGGGCGACTGCGCCCACGTGGAGCACGAAGGCCGTCCCCTTCCCGGAGTTGCACCGGTGGCTATGCAGGAAGGCGAGTGGGCTGCAGAGAATATCCGGAGGCAGATCGCCGGAGAGGATCCTGTCCCATTCATGTATAGGGATCTCGGCACGATGGCGGTGATCGGCCGCAACGCGGCTGTGGCTCGCATCGGAAAGCGTTCATTCACCGGCTTTACCGCCTGGGTCATGTGGCTCGTGGTCCACTTGATGAGGCTGATCGGATTTCGGAACCGTCTCGTTGTCTTGTCGAGCTGGGCATGGGATTATTTCTTCTTTGACCGAGTTGTTCGCTTGATCCTTCCGTCAACGCACCGAAGGGACTCCGCGCGAGCGTTCAAACCGGGATCACCCGGAGGGGCGCAAGAAACGTAG